TTGATGGATTTCGTAGACAAACTGGCGTGCCCAAACTGACAAAATTGCGGATTAATAGCGTCATGCTGAATAAAGCTTTGCAGCAACTGAATAGCGTCATATTCACGCTGAAACAGCTGAATACATGCTTGTCCCCTTGTCGTCTTCCCTATAGCCAGATGGAGATAGCCATTTTGGTCCTCATAAGAAAATAAACCGAATTTAGGCTCATACCGTTTAAGTGCCCTATTATATTTTGGCCAGAACTTTTTAATTTCCGCACATTCCAATAACAATGACATTAGCTCAGTTCCGCAGCACTCATAACTTATATGATGAATTTCTTTTAAGAAATGTTGCCTTTGTGCTTGAATACTATTTCCTGTAAAATGGGACAATACTCTTTTTTTTATATTTACGGCCTTACCGACATAAATTACTTTTCCAGCTTTGTCGTGAAAATAATAGACCCCGGGCTCATTGGGCAATTGTTCATATTCCAAGGGATTTAAATGCGGTGGAAAACGTTGATCTAGCGCTTTATGTTTAATCATATCCTGAAATACCTGTTCGGTATCTAGCACTTTCAAATAAGCAAAGAGAATGGCTGTCGCATCGGCATCGCCACCCGCACGGTGCCTATTTTCAATCGGGATATCCAAGTAATCACATAGACGTCCCAAACTATAGGACAATAATCCGGGCTTGATTTTTCGGGCATAGCGTACTGTACATAATTTTATTGCTGACCACTCGAAGCCCGATTCCTGAAGCTGAAACCGAATGAATGAATAATCAAAGTTTACATTATGCGCAACAAAAATACGGTCTTTGAGCATTCCATAAATGTGTTCGGCAACTTGATCAAATAATGGAGCATCCTTCACCATGTCATTGTCTATGCCCGTAAGCGCAAAAATTGAATTCGGAATTTCTTTCCCTGGATTAACCAAGGTCTCCCAACGTTCTAAAACCTGGTTACCATCATGAATAACAATGGCAACTTCGGTGATCCGGCTCGATTTTGCATGGCCACCTGTAGTCTCTATGTCCACAATGGCAAATTCTTGTCTTTTGCTTTGATTTACACTCATAACGCAAAGCAAACATACTAAAAATATTAGCTATCTAAAAGAATCACTGCAATTTTACAAAACACAAAGGCCAATTATGCCATCTAACTGATAAAATAGCTGTTTTTCTAAACTACTGTTCATGTTATATATTGCAGGATTTTGTTTATTTTGTACTTTTCATTCATTAAATCATGCTCATGGAAGTAATACATAAAAATGACGATAAACATGGTAGCTTCGAGGTTATCGATCAGGAAAAGTCGGTTGCCCAAATGACTTATACCTGGGCTGGCCCCACAAAATTCATTATAGACCATACAGAAGTAAGTTCTGAATATGCAGGAAAAGGGCTAGGCAAACAGCTATTGATGGCAGCAGTGACTTATGCACGTCAAGAAAATTTAAAAATTATGCCTTTATGTCCTTTTGCAAAATCAGTTTTTGATAAGGATCCGACATTAGCCGATGTGCTTTTTTAAGGCCTCGACCAATATGCAAAAAGATGGTTAGATTGCGACAGCAATCTAACCATCTTTTTTTCATGTTTACTTGCTGGACAGTTGCTGATCAAATTTAATGGCAAGTTTGTTTATCAACTTAAAGATCAGATCAGCTGTTAATTTCGCCGTTCTAGAATCGATATCAAAATGGGGGTTACATTCAGCAAAATCGACAGATTTTAAGTTGGGCAGATCCAGTAGAATATCGTAGATCGTAAAGAACAAATGATCGGGGACTATACCGTTAAATGCCAATGCACTTACTCCCGGCGCATAAGCTGCAGCGAAAGCATCAAGATCAACCGTCAAATACACATAATCTACTGATTTGGCAAAACGTACAATTTTGTCGCGAATGAGATCAAGTTTCTCAACGACCAGACTCTCTCGCGCTATAATCTGGACTTTCTTCGCTTTGGCATAGTCGAGCAATCCTTTGGTATTACTAATTTCTTGAATACCAATTGCCAAGTAATGAAATGGCAAACCTGCATTGGACTGGTCCTGCTCGATTTGATAGAAACCCGTTCCCGAGTTCCCTTTGCCGTCCTGCAATGGGCGGATGTCTAAATGGGCATCCAAATTAATAATGCCTAGACTTTGATTACGGCTCTTAAGAAATTCTTTAACACCCAAATAATGGCCATAGGTTATTTCATGGCCGCCACCCAAGATGACTGGAAATCCTTCTTGTTCAAGAATACAATTTAAGGCACAACCTAAACCCTGCTGCGACAACTCTAAATCACTGTCTTTTATCAATATATCACCACAATCTTTAAGTTGTAGTTTATCTGAAAAATGTACAGGAAGGTTTGTTAAAATATTCCGAAGTGCTGTGGGGCCGTCCTTGGCTCCTACACGACCTTGATTGCGTCCAACACCCTCATCGCTACAGAATCCCAGAAAAGCGACGGACTGTCTTAAATCGGGCTGCTCGAGAAGATCAACACAATCCATTAATTGATGCCAACGCATCCATTCACGATCCTGGCCATCGGTACGTCCCTTCCATACCGCTTGGTCACCTTTACTGTATATTTCGGGATTATGTAACAAAAAGTTCATTCGCTCTGATCAAATAATTGTTCAATAATATCATCATCTACAAGTTGAGCACGCGTGACTTGCAATGTCGTATTTCTTTCCAATGCACGATCTAATGCTTGGTTGGCCTCCTTATTTCTAGCCCAAGCGCGCCTAGCAATCCCATTATTGACATCAAAATACAACATCTTTTCCAATTTAACAGCTGCTTCTCCTGAACCATCGAGTAGTAGACCAAAGCCTCCGTTGATAACCTCACCCCAACCGACTCCACCGCCATTGTGGATAGAGACCCAGGTGGCCCCCCGGAAACTGTCTCCGATGACATTATGAATTGCCATATCGGCGGTATATTGACTTCCATCATAAATATTACTGGTCTCCCGATAAGGTGAATCGGTACCGCTAACATCATGGTGGTCTCTTCCCAATACAATGGGTGCTTCAAACAGGCCACTCTTTACAGCTTCATTAAAAGCCTTTGCTATCGCAATACGTCCATTGGAGTCTGCATAAAGAATACGCGCCTGAGAGCCTACCACAAGTCTATTTTTTCCAGCTTCTTTAATCCATTGTATATTATCTTGCATCTGCTGCTGAATTTCCATTGGGGCTTCTGTTCGGAGATTTTCCAAAACTGTCATGGCTATTTCGTCTGATTTTTGAAGATCCGAAGCTTTTCCAGACGTACAAACCCACCGAAAAGGTCCAAAACCATAGTCGAAACACATTGGGCCAAGAATATCTTGTACATAAGATGGGTAGCGGAATTGATCCTTATCGTCATTCCATACCGCTGCACCAGCGCGACTGCTTTCCAATAGAAATGCATTACCGTAATCA
The Sphingobacterium multivorum genome window above contains:
- a CDS encoding exonuclease domain-containing protein, encoding MSVNQSKRQEFAIVDIETTGGHAKSSRITEVAIVIHDGNQVLERWETLVNPGKEIPNSIFALTGIDNDMVKDAPLFDQVAEHIYGMLKDRIFVAHNVNFDYSFIRFQLQESGFEWSAIKLCTVRYARKIKPGLLSYSLGRLCDYLDIPIENRHRAGGDADATAILFAYLKVLDTEQVFQDMIKHKALDQRFPPHLNPLEYEQLPNEPGVYYFHDKAGKVIYVGKAVNIKKRVLSHFTGNSIQAQRQHFLKEIHHISYECCGTELMSLLLECAEIKKFWPKYNRALKRYEPKFGLFSYEDQNGYLHLAIGKTTRGQACIQLFQREYDAIQLLQSFIQHDAINPQFCQFGHASLSTKSIKKTELPDRDLHNTRVERCIEDWLKQQPSFILIDKGRNSDEKSCIVIENGVFYGMGYIDQYGQYNGFEDIKGQVKRYQSNHYMMELVKMAAERHPAKVHFLTKSKILPDVAAEPTFSYEKMAPNSLFNFY
- a CDS encoding GNAT family N-acetyltransferase, with protein sequence MEVIHKNDDKHGSFEVIDQEKSVAQMTYTWAGPTKFIIDHTEVSSEYAGKGLGKQLLMAAVTYARQENLKIMPLCPFAKSVFDKDPTLADVLF
- the hutG gene encoding formimidoylglutamase is translated as MNFLLHNPEIYSKGDQAVWKGRTDGQDREWMRWHQLMDCVDLLEQPDLRQSVAFLGFCSDEGVGRNQGRVGAKDGPTALRNILTNLPVHFSDKLQLKDCGDILIKDSDLELSQQGLGCALNCILEQEGFPVILGGGHEITYGHYLGVKEFLKSRNQSLGIINLDAHLDIRPLQDGKGNSGTGFYQIEQDQSNAGLPFHYLAIGIQEISNTKGLLDYAKAKKVQIIARESLVVEKLDLIRDKIVRFAKSVDYVYLTVDLDAFAAAYAPGVSALAFNGIVPDHLFFTIYDILLDLPNLKSVDFAECNPHFDIDSRTAKLTADLIFKLINKLAIKFDQQLSSK